In the genome of Staphylococcus durrellii, one region contains:
- a CDS encoding DNA polymerase III subunit alpha, whose translation MVAHLNIHSAYDLLNSSLKIHDVVTKATNEGYTALAITDTNVLYSYPQFYDACVGANIKPIFGMTIWLTDGLTSLETVVLAKNNEGLTDLIKLSSAIKMKDRIETSFEWLQKYAEHLIIIFKNVTVEHQNIVDQFKNHNGLYINHLSEAVIDAPMVWLQSANYLDREDANTITALNAIRDNKKLDLVNDPIDYHAHVLGEDELFDLNVSKEALENTEQIACLCTAELNYHQNLLPKFPTPNDLASKTYLMQILKEKLEERQLDQNNKYRQRLNYEFKIITDMGFEDYFLIVSDLIHYAKTNDVLVGPGRGSSAGSLVSYLLDITTIDPIKYDLLFERFLNPERVTMPDIDIDFEDTKRDKVIQYVQEKYGDNHVAGIVTFGHLLARAVARDVGRIIGFDDVTLNEVSKLIPHKLGITLDEAYKDEAFKDFVHRNHRNEKWFEICKKLEGLPRHTSTHAAGIIINDQPIYDYAPLTLGDNGILTQWTMTEAERIGLLKIDFLGLRNLSIIHQIVKQVKYDLNTLIDIEQIPFDDKDVFRLLSSGDTTGIFQLESDGIRNVLKKLQPEHFEDIVAVTSLYRPGPMEEIPTYIKRRHEPSKVEYLHSDLAPILKKTYGVIIYQEQIMQIASKFAGFSYGESDILRRAMSKKNRAVLENERQHFVKGSVNNGYDEQLSKQIFDLILKFADYGFARAHAVSYSKIAYIMTYLKVHYPNYFYANILSNIIGSEQKTASIIDEAKHQHISILAPHINYSHWFYKATAKGIYLSLGAIKGVGYQSVKLIIETRQSGGNFKDFFDFARRIPKRIKTRKLLEALILVGAFDQLGQNRATLLQSIDQVLDDISSIEQDDLIFDVLTPKTAYEDKEELPDKVLSDYEKEYLGFYISTHPVEKAFNKKQYLGIYKLSNAVNNKPIFIQIDNIKKIRTKNGQNMAFVTINDGNNTMDGVVFPDVYKKYEQLLLEETMLTVRGKFERRNNKLQLIIAHMSNIDDFELAAIQNARQIIIRKNKNIDDIAQLSVESNADSLPVEFYDETSNAMNLIGYINNEDIKHFILHFDPADIRII comes from the coding sequence TTGGTTGCACATTTAAATATTCATTCGGCATATGATTTACTTAATTCAAGTTTAAAAATCCATGATGTCGTTACTAAAGCAACTAATGAAGGCTATACGGCTTTAGCCATAACAGATACAAATGTACTGTATAGTTATCCTCAATTTTATGATGCATGTGTCGGCGCCAATATTAAACCTATCTTCGGTATGACGATATGGCTAACTGATGGATTAACATCGTTAGAAACTGTAGTTTTAGCTAAAAATAACGAAGGCTTAACAGATTTAATTAAATTATCATCGGCAATTAAAATGAAAGATAGGATAGAGACGAGCTTTGAATGGTTACAAAAATATGCGGAACATTTAATAATTATTTTTAAAAATGTAACTGTAGAACATCAAAATATAGTTGATCAGTTTAAAAATCATAATGGACTTTATATTAACCATCTAAGTGAAGCTGTGATTGATGCTCCTATGGTATGGTTGCAAAGCGCTAACTATCTTGATAGGGAAGATGCGAATACAATTACTGCATTAAATGCTATCCGAGATAATAAAAAATTGGATTTAGTCAATGATCCAATTGATTACCATGCTCACGTGTTGGGTGAAGACGAGTTATTTGATCTTAATGTATCCAAGGAAGCATTAGAAAACACAGAACAAATAGCTTGTCTATGTACTGCGGAATTAAATTATCATCAAAATTTATTGCCAAAATTTCCTACACCAAATGATTTAGCGTCTAAAACGTATTTGATGCAAATACTTAAAGAGAAGTTAGAAGAAAGGCAATTGGACCAAAATAATAAATATCGGCAACGTTTAAATTATGAATTTAAAATTATAACTGATATGGGCTTCGAGGATTATTTTTTAATAGTTAGTGATTTGATTCATTATGCCAAAACTAATGATGTGTTAGTAGGACCGGGTAGGGGCTCATCTGCAGGATCACTTGTAAGTTATCTTTTAGATATTACTACGATTGATCCTATTAAATATGACTTGCTATTCGAACGTTTTTTAAATCCAGAACGTGTAACGATGCCGGATATTGATATAGACTTTGAAGATACTAAACGTGATAAGGTTATTCAATATGTTCAAGAGAAATATGGTGACAATCATGTAGCAGGTATTGTCACTTTCGGACACTTACTTGCTAGAGCAGTTGCGCGAGACGTTGGACGCATTATTGGATTTGATGACGTTACTTTAAACGAAGTGTCAAAATTAATTCCGCATAAATTAGGGATTACGCTTGATGAAGCTTATAAAGATGAAGCATTTAAAGATTTTGTTCATCGTAATCATCGTAACGAGAAATGGTTTGAAATTTGTAAAAAGTTGGAAGGACTCCCACGTCATACTTCTACACACGCGGCAGGTATTATTATCAATGATCAACCAATATATGATTATGCGCCACTGACACTTGGCGATAATGGTATTTTAACGCAATGGACAATGACCGAAGCGGAAAGAATTGGTTTATTAAAAATAGACTTTTTAGGACTTAGAAATTTATCTATTATTCATCAAATCGTGAAACAAGTTAAATATGATTTAAATACGCTAATAGATATTGAACAAATACCTTTTGATGATAAAGATGTATTTCGTTTGCTATCGTCAGGTGACACGACTGGTATATTCCAATTAGAAAGTGATGGCATTCGTAATGTGTTAAAAAAATTACAGCCAGAACATTTTGAAGATATCGTTGCCGTCACTTCGTTATATAGACCTGGACCTATGGAAGAAATACCAACATATATTAAGCGTAGACATGAACCTTCTAAAGTAGAATACTTACATTCTGATTTAGCACCAATTTTGAAGAAAACATATGGCGTTATTATCTATCAAGAACAAATTATGCAAATTGCTAGTAAATTCGCTGGTTTTAGTTATGGTGAATCGGATATTTTGAGACGTGCCATGAGTAAAAAGAATAGGGCAGTTCTTGAAAATGAACGTCAACATTTTGTTAAAGGTTCAGTCAATAATGGCTATGATGAACAATTAAGTAAACAAATATTTGATTTGATATTAAAATTTGCTGACTATGGTTTTGCTAGAGCTCATGCGGTAAGCTATTCAAAGATAGCGTATATCATGACTTACTTAAAAGTGCACTATCCAAACTATTTTTATGCCAATATTTTAAGTAATATTATCGGTAGCGAGCAAAAAACTGCCTCTATTATTGATGAAGCAAAGCATCAACATATTTCGATACTAGCACCACACATTAATTACAGTCATTGGTTTTATAAAGCGACGGCAAAAGGTATTTATTTATCATTAGGTGCAATTAAAGGTGTCGGTTATCAAAGCGTTAAATTAATTATTGAAACTCGTCAATCTGGTGGGAATTTCAAAGACTTTTTCGATTTTGCACGTCGCATACCTAAACGAATCAAAACACGCAAATTATTAGAAGCATTAATTTTAGTGGGAGCTTTTGATCAATTAGGGCAAAATCGTGCTACGTTATTACAGTCAATCGATCAAGTTTTAGACGATATTTCTAGTATTGAGCAAGACGATCTCATTTTCGATGTATTAACACCGAAAACAGCATATGAAGATAAAGAAGAATTACCTGATAAGGTGCTTAGTGATTATGAAAAAGAATATTTAGGTTTTTATATCTCTACACATCCTGTAGAAAAAGCTTTTAATAAAAAACAATATTTAGGTATTTATAAGTTAAGTAATGCTGTAAATAACAAGCCAATCTTTATACAAATTGATAACATAAAAAAAATAAGAACTAAAAATGGTCAAAATATGGCGTTTGTCACTATCAATGATGGTAATAATACGATGGACGGTGTCGTATTTCCTGATGTATATAAAAAATACGAACAGCTATTACTTGAGGAAACCATGTTGACAGTAAGAGGGAAATTCGAACGTAGAAACAATAAATTACAACTTATTATTGCTCATATGAGTAATATAGATGATTTTGAACTCGCAGCAATTCAAAATGCGCGCCAAATAATTATTCGTAAAAATAAAAATATTGATGATATAGCTCAATTATCAGTAGAAAGTAACGCCGATAGTTTACCTGTCGAATTTTATGACGAAACTTCAAATGCCATGAATTTAATTGGTTATATAAATAATGAAGATATTAAGCATTTTATTTTGCATTTTGACCCAGCGGATATTCGAATTATATAA
- a CDS encoding NAD(P)-dependent malic enzyme gives MTLRDEALEMHRKNKGKLEVNAKVKVTNKEELSLAYSPGVAEPCKEIHEDKRKVFDYTMKSNTVAVVTDGSAVLGLGDIGAEASIPVMEGKAVLFKSFSGIDGIPIALNTKDTEEIIRTVKLIEPNYGGINLEDISAPRCFEIEERLKKETKIPVFHDDQHGTAIVTVAGLINALRIVDKELSDIKVVLNGAGAAGIAIVKLLYSYGVHEMVMCDSRGAIYEGRPAGMNDTKEYVAKWTNRDKIDGTLEDVIKDADVFIGVSVADLLSKEMVKSMADDPIIFAMANPNPEINPDDAKEAGAKVIGTGRSDFPNQINNVLAFPGIFRGALDVEATHINEQMKRAAVEAIADLIKPDELNPDYCIPAPFDSRVAPSVAREVAKAAMESGVARTEVDPEQIYNKTIKLTEINSK, from the coding sequence ATGACATTAAGAGATGAAGCATTAGAAATGCACAGAAAAAATAAAGGTAAACTTGAAGTGAATGCTAAAGTTAAAGTTACAAATAAAGAGGAATTAAGTTTAGCTTATTCACCAGGTGTAGCCGAACCTTGTAAAGAAATACATGAAGATAAACGTAAAGTATTTGATTATACTATGAAAAGTAATACAGTTGCAGTAGTTACAGATGGTTCTGCTGTCTTAGGTTTAGGCGATATTGGTGCTGAAGCAAGCATTCCTGTAATGGAAGGTAAAGCTGTACTATTCAAAAGTTTTTCAGGAATAGATGGCATCCCTATAGCATTAAATACAAAAGATACTGAAGAAATTATTAGAACTGTAAAACTTATCGAACCAAACTACGGTGGTATTAATTTAGAAGATATCTCCGCACCACGTTGTTTTGAAATAGAAGAACGCTTAAAAAAAGAAACTAAAATACCTGTATTCCATGATGATCAACACGGAACTGCTATCGTTACAGTTGCTGGGTTAATCAATGCGCTTAGAATTGTCGATAAAGAATTATCAGATATTAAAGTTGTATTAAATGGTGCCGGTGCAGCAGGAATAGCGATAGTTAAATTACTCTATTCATATGGCGTACATGAAATGGTTATGTGTGACTCTAGAGGAGCGATTTATGAAGGTCGTCCTGCCGGTATGAATGATACGAAAGAATACGTCGCTAAGTGGACTAATAGAGATAAAATTGATGGTACATTAGAGGATGTTATTAAAGATGCAGATGTGTTCATCGGTGTTTCTGTAGCTGACTTACTATCCAAAGAAATGGTCAAATCCATGGCTGATGACCCAATTATTTTTGCAATGGCTAATCCAAATCCAGAAATAAATCCTGATGATGCTAAAGAGGCAGGGGCAAAAGTTATTGGTACGGGCCGCTCAGATTTTCCTAATCAAATTAATAATGTGTTAGCTTTCCCTGGCATTTTCAGAGGTGCATTAGATGTAGAAGCAACGCATATAAATGAACAAATGAAGAGAGCTGCTGTTGAAGCAATAGCTGATTTAATTAAACCAGACGAGTTAAATCCAGATTATTGTATCCCGGCACCTTTTGATAGTCGAGTTGCACCATCTGTAGCTAGAGAAGTAGCAAAAGCTGCGATGGAATCAGGCGTTGCTAGAACTGAAGTTGACCCTGAACAAATTTATAATAAAACAATAAAATTAACCGAAATAAACTCAAAATAA